A genomic window from Lotus japonicus ecotype B-129 chromosome 1, LjGifu_v1.2 includes:
- the LOC130728939 gene encoding putative glutamine amidotransferase GAT1_2.1, with product MSSDLSVILPRVVIVSRRTVRKNKFVDFVGEYHLDLIVEYGAVPIIVPRVSGVHMLLDSFEPIHGVLLCEGEDIDPSWYEQDTSGLSQEELEEIRKLHASDTAIDREKDSIELSLAKLCLERNIPFLGICRGSQVLNVACGGTLYQDIEKELSKNCLESQRVMHMNYDDYDGHRHEVAVVENTPLHHWFKESLVEGKNDIWVNSYHHQGVKRLAQRFVPMAFSCDGLIEGFYDPDAYNPEEGKFIMGLQFHPERMRKPDSDEFDYPGCPFAYKEFVKAVIAYQKKLINSTPVEKPLKLNKEMENKRKIIVRSFSLAKNLYNAGQGMNPSKELEPGAQFLESNTALSVQQENRLKQMGATVRNAGSYIQRLKLNEEREKMARNVMGKMSVEQLSELLSFYHTMGQICSEVLERKMQDIVNELAS from the exons ATGTCTTCAGATCTCTCTGTCATTCTACCTCGTGTTGTAATTGTTTCTAGACGAACGGTTCGCAAAAACAAATTCGTTGATTTTGTGG GTGAATATCACCTTGATCTAATAGTAGAATATGGCGCTGTACCGATCATTGTTCCTCGTGTTTCTGGGGTCCATATGTTGTTGGATAGTTTTGAGCCAATCCATGGAGTGCTTCTTTGTGAAGGAGAAGACATTGATCCTAGTTGGTACGAACAAGACACCTCAGGTCTTTCCCAAGAGGAATTGGAAGAAATAAGAAAGCTTCATGCTAGTGATACAGCCATTGATAGAGAGAAAGATTCAATTGAGTTGAGCCTTGCCAAGCTTTGCCTTGAAAGGAACATTCCCTTCCTAGGAATATGTAGGGGATCACAGGTCCTAAATGTGGCATGTGGGGGTACTTTATAccaagacatagagaaagagcTTTCAAAAAATTGCCTAGAGAGCCAAAGAGTTATGCACATGAACTATGATGATTATGATGGGCATAGGCATGAGGTGGCAGTGGTTGAAAACACCCCTTTGCATCATTGGTTCAAAGAATCATTGGTTGAAGGGAAAAATGATATTTGGGTTAATAGTTATCACCATCAAGGGGTTAAGAGATTGGCACAACGTTTTGTCCCAATGGCATTTTCCTGTGATGGTTTGATTGAAGGATTTTATGACCCAGATGCTTATAATCCAGAAGAGGGTAAATTTATCATGGGATTGCAGTTTCACCCTGAGCGTATGAGGAAGCCTGATTCAGATGAATTTGATTATCCAGGATGCCCTTTTGCTTATAag GAATTTGTGAAGGCAGTTATTGCTTATCAGAAGAAGCTGATTAACTCAACACCTGTTGAAAAGCCTTTGAAGCTTAATAAGGAAATGGAAAACAAGAGGAAAATTATAGTTCGCAGTTTCTCACTTGCAAAAAATCTTTACAATGCTGGCCAGGGAATGAACCCCTCCAAAGAACTTGAACCTGGGGCACAATTTCTCGAG TCAAATACAGCCTTGAGTGTGCAGCAAGAAAATAGGTTAAAGCAAATGGGTGCAACAGTTAGGAATGCAGGGTCATACATACAGAGACTGAAGCtgaatgaggagagagagaaaatggcAAGAAATGTAATGGGGAAAATGTCAGTGGAACAATTATCTGAGCTATTGTCTTTCTATCACACTATGGGGCAGATTTGTTCAGAAGTGCTAGAGAGAAAGATGCAGGATATTGTCAATGAGCTTGCTTCAtaa
- the LOC130717941 gene encoding uncharacterized protein At4g04775-like: MGSSSSGMNDGVPHCKCGEEAVVRVSKTDANPGKPFYSCYLPKGHLSNCNFFRWVEDGNEVESNAPNCMQNEEVVRVLNEISLKNAVLMQEVVLMKEAILKKNEMVIEQIRYMNAAMCKNNDLAAQQVQLMRICVILMTLFVFVMMIGKFM; the protein is encoded by the exons ATGGGAAGTTCTAGCTCAGGGATGAACGATGGAGTGCCCCATTGCAAGTGTGGTGAAGAAGCAGTGGTTAGGGTTTCCAAAACTGATGCCAACCCAGGAAAACCCTTCTATAGTTGCTATCTACCAAAG GGTCATTTATCTAATTGCAACTTCTTTCGATGGGTTGAAGATGGAAATGAAGTTGAATCGAATGCCCCAAACTGTATGCAGAATGAAGAAGTTGTGAGGGTGTTGAATGAGATTTCTCTGAAGAATGCAGTGTTGATGCAGGAGGTGGTGCTTATGAAGGAAGCtattttgaagaaaaatgagATGGTGATTGAACAAATTAGGTACATGAATGCAGCCATGTGCAAGAACAATGACCTTGCAGCTCAACAAGTTCAATTGATGAGAATTTGTGTCATATTGATGACTTTGTTTGTGTTTGTAATGATGATTGGGAAGTTCATGTAA
- the LOC130728936 gene encoding uncharacterized protein LOC130728936 — MDVERSSLCNCVVNFLLEENYVLTAFELLHELLDDGRDDQAIRLKQYFSDPSLFPPDQISRLSSLRVADPQTLLEEKEAAVEKLAISDYELRLAQEDILKFKDELQKKTESLNEPNVARLSGDILVNEGQQIPLQKSTSFTDLGPLKDTERRDLNCAVKEYLLMAGYRLTAMTFYEEVTDQNLDIWHNTPASVPDALRHYYYQYLSSTSEAAEEKFSLLRENETLLKANKVLNQEKEALLKNRDLADAQIGALTKSLEAMHKDVKDKENLVQDLKQSLEHQRKVINDCRAEITSLKMHIEGSHLGKNLVVSDVNTVQSQSSEKYEEEIKKLQMEIELLKENNIRAPEPGNFVGSESENFQTDDKVIEIHEDRAAISNPVDVKIGVEDNQDSQSPVVQTLNEHSDNHEHTLPELFSPANTNSSNPANTNSSFENIKNDSELNVGEKAEDTELVKSDSGSGTIQILAEALPKIVPYVLINHREELLPLIMCAIERHPDSSTRDSLTHTLFNLIKRPDEQQRQIIMDACVNLAKNVGEMRTETELLPQCWEQISHMYEERRLLVAQSCGELAEFVRPEIRDSLILSIVQQLVEDSATIVREAAARNLAMLLPLFPNVDKYFKVEELMFQLACDPSGVVVETTLKELVPAVIKWGNKLDHALRVLLSHVLSSAMRCPPLSGVEGSLESHLRVLGERERWNIDALLRMMVELLSLVHQKAIETCPFSCTSESAQIVLSTPLLELYARGQVEWEAFEWMHVECFPSLIQLSCLLPQKEDNLRSRISKFLLSVSESFGDSYVTCIMLPIFLIAVGDSADLTFFPTAIHSRIKGLRPRSAVADRLSTMCVLPLLLAGVLSAPGKHEQLVEYLRKLLLEDKSMENRSTKHIPEIINAIRFICIYEQNHGMIFNILWEMVVSSNMTMKINAAQLLKVIVSYIDAKVASTHVLPALITLGSDQNLNVKYASIDAFGAVAQHFKNEMIVDKIRVQMDAFLEDGSHEATIAVIRALVIAVPHTIERLRDYLLSKIFQLTAMPNVTNDLMRRRERADAFCEAIRALDATDLPANSVRDFFLPAIQNLFKDMDALDPAHKEALEIILKERSGGTFDNISKVMGAHLGLPSSVSNLFGEGGLLGKKETTEPPSEAVASPKAATPPTEDTRFRRIMLGNFGDMLRGKAKAQEEGQNQ, encoded by the exons ATGGACGTGGAGAGATCTTCGCTGTGCAATTGCGTTGTGAACTTCCTCCTGGAGGAGAACTACGTGCTCACTGCTTTTGAGCTTCTTCACGAGCTTCTCGACGATGGCCGCGACGATCAAGCAATTCGCCTCAAACAGTACTTCTCCGATCCCTCCCTCTTTCCCCCCGATCAAATCTCTCGCCTCAGCTCTCTCCGAG TGGCTGATCCTCAAACTttactggaagagaaagaagcagCAGTAGAAAAGTTAGCTATTAGTGACTATGAACTGCGGTTGGCTCAAGAAGACATCTTAAAATTCAAGGATGAATTGCAGAAGAAGACAGAAAGTCTTAATGAACCAAATG TTGCACGCTTAAGTGGAGATATTTTGGTGAATGAAGGGCAACAAATTCCACTACAAAAGAGTACTTCCTTCACCGATTTGGGTCCATTAAAGGATACTGAACGTCGAGATCTTAATTGTGCTGTAAAGGAATACTTGCTTATGGCTGGTTACCGTCTTACTGCAATGACATTTTATGAAGAG GTTACAGACCAGAACTTGGACATTTGGCACAACACACCTGCATCTGTACCAGATGCCTTGCGTCATTATTATTATCAGTATCTTTCATCAACTTCAGAGGCTGCTGAG GAAAAATTCTCCCTGCTTCGGGAGAACGAAACATTACTTAAAGCTAATAAGGTGCTGAATCAAGAAAAGGAGGCCTTGTTGAAGAACAGAGATTTGGCAGATGCTCAAATAGGAGCATTAACTAAATCCTTGGAGGCAATGCACAAAGATGTTAAGGACAAAGAGAACTTG GTGCAAGATTTAAAACAGTCCTTGGAACATCAAAGAAAGGTGATCAATGATTGCCGAGCTGAGATCACTTCACTGAAAATGCATATTGAAGGGTCTCACTTGGGAAAGAATCTGGTTGTTAGTGATGTTAATACTGTTCAATCTCAATCTTCAGAGAAGTATGAGGAAGAAATTAAGAAACTGCAGATGGAAATCGAATTGCTGAAGGAAAATAATATCAGAGCTCCTGAACCTGGAAATTTTGTTGGTTCTGAAAGTGAAAATTTTCAGACGGATGATAAAGTGATTGAGATTCATGAAGATCGGGCTGCTATCTCAAACCCTGTTGATGTGAAGATCGGTGTAGAAGACAATCAGGATTCTCAATCACCAGTTGTTCAAACTCTGAATGAGCATTCTGATAACCATGAACATACATTGCCTGAGTTATTTAGTCCTGCAAATACGAATAGTTCTAATCCTGCAAATACGAATAGTTCTTtcgaaaatataaaaaatgactCTGAACTAAATGTTGGGGAAAAAGCAGAGGATACCGAACTAGTAAAATCAGACAGC GGATCAGGAACCATTCAGATACTTGCAGAGGCTTTGCCTAAAATTGTTCCATATGTCTTGATCAACCATCGTGAG GAGCTCCTTCCTCTAATAATGTGTGCTATTGAGCGCCACCCAGATAGCAGCACTCGAGATTCTTTGACTCACACATTGTTTAATTTAATCAAGCGTCCTGATGAGCAACAGAGACAAATAATAATGGAT GCATGTGTCAACCTTGCAAAGAATGTTGGAGAGATGAGAACAGAAACAGAACTGCTTCCACAGTGCTGGGAACAA ATCAGTCACATGTACGAGGAACGTAGACTGCTTGTTGCTCAATCATGTGGAGAGCTTGCAGAATTTGTGCGGCCTGAGATTCGTGATTCTCTTATTTTATCTATTGTTCAGCAACTAGTAGAAGATTCTGCCACTATTGTTCGAGAGGCTGCCGCTCGTAATCTGGCTATGCTGCTTCCACTATTCCCAAACGTGGATAAGTATTTCAAG GTGGAGGAGTTGATGTTCCAGTTGGCATGTGACCCATCAGGAGTGGTGGTGGAAACTACTCTCAAGGAATTGGTTCCTGCAGTTATAAAGTGGGGAAACAAATTGGATCATGCTTTGAGAGTTTTACTTTCTCATGTTTTAAGCTCCGCTATG CGTTGTCCGCCTCTTTCTGGGGTTGAAGGGTCTTTAGAGTCACATCTCCGCGTCTTGGGTGAAAGAGAGCGGTGGAATATAGATGCTCTGTTGAGAATGATGGTGGAATTACTGTCTTTGGTGCACCAGAAAGCAATTGAGACATGCCCCTTCTCATGCACCTCAGAATCTGCCCAAATTGTGCTATCTACCCCATTGCTTGAATTGTATGCTAG GGGACAAGTTGAATGGGAAGCATTTGAATGGATGCATGTTGAGTGCTTTCCTAGTTTGATACAGCTGTCTTGCTTATTACCACAGAAAGAAGATAATTTACGGAGCCGAATTTCTAAG TTTCTGTTATCTGTTTCTGAATCGTTTGGGGATTCCTATGTGACATGCATCATGCTACCGATATTTTTAATTGCCGTTGGGGATAGTGCCGATTTGACATTTTTTCCAACTGCCATCCATTCAAGAATTAAAG GCTTGAGGCCAAGATCTGCTGTTGCTGATAGACTCTCTACAATGTGTGTCCTACCACTTCTATTGGCTGGTGTTTTAAGTGCTCCTGGAAAACATGAACAGTTAGTAGAATATTTGAGGAAGCTGCTACTAGAAGACAAATCCATGGAGAACCGATCAACCAAACACATTCCTGAGATTATTAATGCTATCCGCTTTATATG CATATATGAACAAAATCATGGTATGATATTTAATATACTATGGGAAATGGTTGTCAGCTCTAACATGACCATGAAAATTAATGCCGCTCAACTGCTGAAAGTTATT GTGTCATATATTGATGCAAAGGTTGCTTCAACTCATGTTTTGCCTGCCCTAATTACTCTGGGATCTGACCAAAACCTGAATGTGAAGTATGCCAGCATAGATGCATTTGGGGCTGTAGCTCAACATTTTAAAAACGAGATG ATTGTTGACAAGATACGTGTGCAAATGGATGCTTTTCTTGAAGATGGTTCCCATGAAGCTACTATTGCTGTTATTCGTGCGTTGGTGATTGCAGTACCACATACAATAGAAAGACTTAGAGATT ATCTTTTATCCAAGATTTTCCAGCTTACAGCTATGCCGAATGTAACAAATGATTTAATGCGTCGACGAGAGAGAGCAGATGCTTTTTGTGAGGCAATCCGTGCTCTGGATGCTACAG ATCTTCCTGCAAATAGTGTCCGCGACTTCTTCCTGCCTGCTATACAGAACCTGTTTAAAGACATGGATGCATTGGATCCAGCACACAAAGAAGCCCTTGAAATTATTTTGAAGGAAAGATCAGGGGGAACTTTTGACAATATTAGCAAGGTGATGGGCGCCCATCTCGGGCTTCCATCATCAGTCAGCAACTTGTTTGGTGAGGGCGGGTTGCTAGGAAAGAAAGAAACCACAGAACCACCATCAGAGGCAGTTGCGTCCCCCAAAGCTGCCACACCACCAACAGAGGACACTAGATTCCGGCGCATCATGCTGGGAAATTTCGGCGACATGCTTCGTGGCAAGGCGAAAGCCCAAGAGGAAGGTCAGAACCAATAA
- the LOC130728938 gene encoding non-specific lipid-transfer protein 2, with the protein MMMMKKEIKVSASSVALCAVVVVVLLMAEAAPIAEAVTCSPVALSPCLGAISSSTPPSAACCQKLREQKPCLCGYLRNPSLAPYVNSPGARAVASTCGIPYPRC; encoded by the coding sequence atgatgatgatgaagaaggagatcaaggTCTCTGCCTCTAGTGTGGCTTTGTGTgcagtggttgtggtggtgctGCTTATGGCGGAGGCGGCACCCATTGCTGAAGCTGTGACTTGCAGCCCAGTGGCGTTGAGCCCTTGTCTTGGGGCAATATCTTCCTCTACTCCACCATCAGCCGCCTGTTGCCAGAAGTTGAGGGAGCAAAAGCCATGCTTATGTGGGTACCTCAGAAACCCATCCTTGGCGCCGTATGTTAACTCTCCTGGCGCAAGAGCAGTGGCTAGTACTTGTGGGATCCCCTACCCAAGATGTTAG